Proteins encoded within one genomic window of Flavobacterium gilvum:
- the aroA gene encoding 3-phosphoshikimate 1-carboxyvinyltransferase — translation MNLLVQTSQLDLNEQIAITGSKSETNRLLLLQALFPNITLANTSNSDDSEVMQKALVGNDEIVDIHHAGTAMRFLTAYFAVNEGREVVLTGSQRMTERPIKVLVEALLQLGAQITYEKEEGYPPIRIKGQKITASKVSIPANVSSQYISALLLIAPKLENGIELTLVGEITSVPYIKMTLALLNEIGVETNFEGNTITVKPLTTNPKQQTLTVESDWSSASYYFSLVALAETATVSLTSYKESSLQGDSALVELYKEMGVTSHFEGNKLTLTKQENFDYKDIRFDLNNTPDIAQTIVVTCLGLGIGCHLTGLHTLKIKETDRLEALRIELTKLGANISVTNDSLTLVATNNINREVRIDTYNDHRMAMAFAPLGLKVPIIINNADVVSKSYPDFWDDLKKIGFFMVNKWSFT, via the coding sequence ATGAATTTACTGGTACAGACTTCCCAACTCGACTTAAACGAACAAATTGCAATTACAGGTTCCAAAAGCGAAACAAATCGATTATTGTTGCTTCAGGCTTTGTTTCCAAATATAACTTTGGCCAATACATCAAACTCTGATGATAGTGAAGTAATGCAAAAAGCCTTGGTAGGGAATGACGAAATAGTAGATATTCATCATGCCGGAACTGCGATGCGTTTTCTTACGGCTTATTTTGCTGTAAACGAAGGTCGTGAAGTGGTTTTGACAGGTTCTCAAAGAATGACTGAAAGACCAATAAAAGTTTTGGTTGAAGCTTTGCTGCAGCTAGGAGCTCAGATAACCTACGAAAAAGAAGAAGGTTATCCGCCGATTCGTATCAAAGGACAGAAAATAACTGCTTCGAAAGTAAGCATTCCAGCCAATGTAAGCAGTCAATATATTTCGGCATTGCTTTTGATTGCACCAAAATTGGAGAACGGAATCGAATTGACTTTGGTCGGTGAAATTACTTCTGTTCCATATATCAAAATGACTTTGGCATTGCTCAACGAAATAGGTGTTGAAACTAATTTTGAAGGGAATACCATTACAGTTAAACCATTAACAACAAACCCAAAACAACAAACTTTAACCGTAGAGTCTGACTGGAGTTCGGCGTCTTATTATTTCAGTTTGGTTGCTTTGGCAGAAACAGCTACAGTTTCTTTGACCAGTTACAAAGAAAGTAGTTTGCAGGGAGATTCGGCTTTGGTCGAATTATACAAGGAAATGGGGGTAACTTCTCATTTTGAAGGAAACAAACTTACATTGACAAAACAAGAGAATTTCGATTATAAAGACATTCGTTTTGATTTGAATAATACTCCTGATATAGCACAAACCATTGTGGTTACATGTTTAGGATTAGGAATTGGCTGTCATCTTACCGGTTTGCATACTTTAAAAATTAAAGAAACCGACAGATTGGAAGCACTCCGAATAGAATTGACAAAACTCGGTGCCAACATCTCGGTGACAAATGATAGTTTGACTTTGGTCGCAACAAACAATATTAATAGAGAGGTGCGAATTGATACTTATAATGACCACAGAATGGCGATGGCATTTGCTCCATTGGGATTAAAAGTGCCAATTATCATCAATAATGCCGATGTGGTGTCAAAATCATATCCTGATTTTTGGGATGATTTAAAAAAAATAGGTTTTTTTATGGTTAATAAATGGTCGTTTACATAG
- a CDS encoding nucleotide pyrophosphohydrolase, with the protein MNIKNAQLDVDTWIKEHGVRYFNELTNMAQLTEEVGEVARIIARRYGEQSEKESDKSKDLGEELADVVFVVLCLANQTGIDLQAAFDKKMDLKSVRDKDRHKNNDKLK; encoded by the coding sequence ATGAACATAAAAAACGCACAACTAGACGTAGACACCTGGATAAAAGAACATGGAGTTCGCTATTTTAATGAGTTGACTAATATGGCTCAGCTTACTGAAGAAGTAGGCGAGGTGGCTAGAATTATTGCCCGCAGATACGGTGAACAATCTGAAAAAGAAAGTGATAAAAGCAAAGACCTTGGCGAAGAATTGGCTGATGTGGTTTTTGTGGTTTTGTGTCTTGCCAACCAAACCGGAATTGATTTGCAGGCTGCATTTGACAAAAAAATGGATTTGAAATCGGTTCGGGACAAAGACCGCCACAAAAACAACGATAAACTAAAATAA